AGAACCGTGGGGTGGCCTTTGAGGTTTGGCGAGAACCGTTCACCGAACTCCGCGTTCCGTTGCTGTTCAACCTTCGTCGTGATCCGTTTGAAAAGGCACAGCACAATTCGAACACCTACAACGATTGGTTCTTGTCGCGAGTCTATGTGTTGGCTCCGATGCAGCAATTCGCTGGAAAGTTCCTGATGACGATGAAGGAGTTCCCGCCGAGCCAAACGCCTGGTTCGTTTAATCTGGAGAAGATCCAGAAACAGATCGAAGGCAGCTTGGGCGGACGATAACCCCACCGCCATTGAAATCTCACGCAGCATAGGCTGCGTGAGTCGGGTGGACCGAAATTGGCTTAACATTCGGACACCGGCTGCTATTCCAAGGGATGGCACATCGAGAAATCGACTCTCCGTCCCCTTGGGATCTTCTTTGTCCAGCGTTCCGTCTGGTACTCTTGACTTCGTCTTGTGATGGACGCTGTCGCTTCCGGGGGGAATGCGTCATCGGTGGCTTCCGATTGGCACCGGATTCGCTAAACGGTACTCGCAGGGTAAATCACCGTTTCGGTTTGACGTACCGCCAGCCCACGATAGCATCCGGTTGTCCAAGGGAACCGAATGCTAGCGGCTCGTCGGTTTAATCAGCCGATTGTGCGTTAGCCCCGGTTCCGCTGCCACTAAACCGGGGCAAACGCCCAAACGGTTAATGCAAGGAAGCTCGTTGTGACTAAACCGACGAGCCGCTAGCACGGGCCGGCTGATTTACCTAAGCACAAACTCTTAACAGTCCTGGATGGTCGCTGAGCGAGCCTAGCACATTGGCTGGTTCTTTGTTTAATATGACGGATCGTTCGTGTTTCGGATCGAACGCTGCGAGGTGGGTACCATCGCTGTGGTTCGAGTCCATTCCACCCAATGGTTCAGAAGAGTTTTTAAAAGATGCCGATCTACGAATATCAATGCGAAGGCTGCGGACACGCGGTCGAAGTGCTGCTGCGTCGCTTCGATGAACAACCCGAATGCCCCGACTGTGGCGGAACCAAGCTGGACAAACTGATGAGCGTTCCTGCGTCGCCATCGACTGGCAGCGGCGGACAATTGCCCGTCGCCGGTTCGGGCGAAGCGTGTGGTGCGCCGCGTTGCTGCGGCGGCGGTTGCCAGATGTAGCGACCGCGGCTGTTCTTCAGCAGCCCGATCTTGCTAGCTTCGTGGCTCGCGCGCCGCGCGAGCCACGCTCGGGCTGGACGGACGGTCGTCCGATAGTCTCCTGAAACGCTGCCTTCTACGTGCCGTGAGTGTCCGCGTGACGGCGGCGTGGAATCTCGGGCTGGTTGGAAGAAAATGGGACTCGCGTTAGGATGAGCCAACGAACACTCTAACGCCACGACCTTTATAGACGAGTCCGATGGATCCAACCTTTCGAAGCAGCCGCTTGATCGACCGTGCGCGAAGCGGATTGCTGGTCGTCGACCTGCAGACCAAGCTGCTGCCGGGGATCGAGCAGAGCGAGCAAATCGTCGCCAACACCGATCGGCTGTGCCGAGCGGCGGAATTGTTGAACGTTCCGCAAACCGCTTCGGTTCAATATCCGCAGGGGCTTGGCCCGTTGGAAGCTCGCCTGGCCGAGCGGTTCCCGACGCCCGACGAGAAGCTCGATTTCAGCGCGGCCGGCTGTGCCTCGATTGCCCAGCTTGCCGAAACGCACAATTTGACTCAATGGATCGTTGTCGGAATCGAGACCCATATCTGTGTTTTGCAAACCACGTTAGATTTGTTGGCACGGCAATTGGATGTCTTCGTCGTTGCCGATGCCGTTGGGGCCCGCGGCGATCGCGATCATCGGATCGGACTGGATCGGATGCAAGCCGAAGGGGCGACGCTGGTGACGACCGAAAGCGTCTTGTTCGAGTGGTGTCAGACCGCCGCCGATCCCAAGTTCAAACAGATCAGTGCCATCGTTCGCGAGGGCTAGCCGACCGGCTCGCAATGCGAAACCCAAAACATCTCAATCAGGATTAAAAGCAGATGCCGAAAGTGAACTCCCAAGTTGCCAACACCCTGGGCAAAGAAAAAGCCAAGGAGAAGTTGGACTACATGGCCGAACGCATGGAACGCGATTACGGCGACAAGGTGAAGAACATGCAGCGGGTCTGGGACGAAGATACGTTGACGATCTCGTTCGAAGCGATGGGCTTCAAGATCAAATCGCTGCTGTCGGTCGGCGAAGACGTTGTCGATGTCGAAAGCCAACTGCCTTTGGCGGCGATGCCGTTCAAGGGAATGGTGCAGACACGGATGGTCGACACGTTGCAAAAGATGCTCAGCTAGTTCGGTCGCCGCAGACCGGATCGGCAATCGTTTCGCGATCGGCGGGACGAATCAATTTTGGATCGAATCATACACAGATCGGGCACAGCCCAGCGAACTTGAAGCGAAGAGAATGGGAAAACACCACATCTACCAAGTCGAAGACTTAACCAAAAAGCACGGCCAAAAGGTTGTCTTGGAGAACATTTGGCTGGCGTTCTACCCCGGTGCCAAGATCGGCGTTTTGGGCCCCAACGGTGCGGGCAAAAGTACGCTGCTGAAGATCATGGCCGGCCAGGATACCGAATTCGAAGGTGTCGCGCGGCTCGCGTCGGGCTACACCGCCGGGTATCTGTCGCAAGAACCTCATCTGGATCCGACCAAAACCGTCGCTGAAAACGTGGCCGTTGCGGTTGCGGAACGCCAGGCTGTCTTGGATCGCTACACCGAGATCGGCACGCTGTTGGGCGAGATCGAAGATCCCGACCAGATGCAGAAGTTGTGCGACGAGATGGCCGACTTGCAGGACAAGATCGACGCCGGCAACCTGTGGGAACTCGAACGCCAAGTCGAGATGTCGATGCAGGTGATGAATCTTCCGCCGGGCGACGCCGACGTGACCAAGCTGTCCGGTGGTGAACGCCGCCGCGTCGCGATGTGCCAGCTGTTGATCCGCCAACCCGATCTGCTGCTATTGGACGAACCGACCAACCACTTGGACGCCGAATCGGTGCAGTGGTTGGAGGAACATCTTGCCAAATATCCCGGCACCGTCGTCGCGGTCACTCACGATCGCTACTTCTTGGACAACGTCGCTCAGTGGATTTTGGAAATCGATCGCGGCAAGGGCTTCCCATTCGAAGGCAACTACACAGCTTGGTTGCAGGCGAAAGAAAAGCGAATGGAAGGCGAAAGCCGCAAGCAACAGGCGCGGCAACGCACCTTGGCTCGCGAGCTGGAATGGATTCGGATGAGTCCCAAGGCACGGCAGTCGAAGAGCAAAGCGCGTATCGCGGCTTACGACAAGATGGTTGCCGAGGAGTTCCAGGAACGTCCAGACGAATTGGAAATCCAGATTCCGCCCGGGAAGCACTTGGGCGAATTGGTGATCGAAGCGAAGAACATCAACAAGGCCTTCGGCGACAAGGTGTTGATGAAGGACCTTTCGTTCAACCTGCCCGCCGGTGGTATCGTTGGCGTGATCGGGCCCAACGGTGTCGGTAAGACGACGTTGTTCCGGATGTTGACTGGTCAGGACACGCCCGACAGCGGCGAATTCCGCGTCGGCCCGACGGTCGATCTCGGCTACGTCGACCAGAGTCGTGATTCGTTGAACGACGACGCGACGGTCTATCAAGAGATCAGCGGCGGGCACGACACGATCGACCTGGGCGGTCGCGTTGTGAATTCGCGCAGCTATGTCACGCGGTTCAATTTCAAAGGGCCCGACCAAGAGAAGAAGGTTGGCAGGTTGTCCGGTGGTGAACGCAACCGCGTTCACTTGGCCAAACTGCTGCGTCGCGGCGTGAATGTATTGATGTTGGACGAACCGACAAACGATCTGGATGTCGATACGTTGCGTGCTTTGGAAGAAGCGATCCAGAACTTTGCGGGCTGTGTCGTCGTGACGTCGCACGATCGTTGGTT
Above is a genomic segment from Rosistilla ulvae containing:
- a CDS encoding FmdB family zinc ribbon protein, whose protein sequence is MPIYEYQCEGCGHAVEVLLRRFDEQPECPDCGGTKLDKLMSVPASPSTGSGGQLPVAGSGEACGAPRCCGGGCQM
- a CDS encoding isochorismatase family protein — translated: MDPTFRSSRLIDRARSGLLVVDLQTKLLPGIEQSEQIVANTDRLCRAAELLNVPQTASVQYPQGLGPLEARLAERFPTPDEKLDFSAAGCASIAQLAETHNLTQWIVVGIETHICVLQTTLDLLARQLDVFVVADAVGARGDRDHRIGLDRMQAEGATLVTTESVLFEWCQTAADPKFKQISAIVREG
- a CDS encoding polyhydroxyalkanoic acid system family protein encodes the protein MPKVNSQVANTLGKEKAKEKLDYMAERMERDYGDKVKNMQRVWDEDTLTISFEAMGFKIKSLLSVGEDVVDVESQLPLAAMPFKGMVQTRMVDTLQKMLS
- the ettA gene encoding energy-dependent translational throttle protein EttA; this encodes MGKHHIYQVEDLTKKHGQKVVLENIWLAFYPGAKIGVLGPNGAGKSTLLKIMAGQDTEFEGVARLASGYTAGYLSQEPHLDPTKTVAENVAVAVAERQAVLDRYTEIGTLLGEIEDPDQMQKLCDEMADLQDKIDAGNLWELERQVEMSMQVMNLPPGDADVTKLSGGERRRVAMCQLLIRQPDLLLLDEPTNHLDAESVQWLEEHLAKYPGTVVAVTHDRYFLDNVAQWILEIDRGKGFPFEGNYTAWLQAKEKRMEGESRKQQARQRTLARELEWIRMSPKARQSKSKARIAAYDKMVAEEFQERPDELEIQIPPGKHLGELVIEAKNINKAFGDKVLMKDLSFNLPAGGIVGVIGPNGVGKTTLFRMLTGQDTPDSGEFRVGPTVDLGYVDQSRDSLNDDATVYQEISGGHDTIDLGGRVVNSRSYVTRFNFKGPDQEKKVGRLSGGERNRVHLAKLLRRGVNVLMLDEPTNDLDVDTLRALEEAIQNFAGCVVVTSHDRWFLDRLATHILAFEGDGYAHWCEGNFETYEAQRKERFGESDDGRKTRYKSIHA